A genomic segment from Stappia indica encodes:
- a CDS encoding MBL fold metallo-hydrolase: MSEQQGQEPPIQIIVIPVTAFQQNCSVIFDRETKAGAVIDPGGDVDRILGALEEHGVKVEKIVLTHGHIDHVGGAAELAERLSVPVLGPHEADRPLLERVEQQAREFGVGDVRSVEPDTWLSEGDDLTMAGRSFQILHCPGHAPGHLVFFDPELRFAISGDVLFAGSVGRTDLPGGNHETLIASIRDKMLPLGDDVTFLPGHGPASTIGHERRTNPYLR, encoded by the coding sequence ATGTCGGAACAGCAGGGCCAGGAGCCCCCCATCCAGATCATCGTCATCCCGGTCACCGCTTTCCAGCAAAACTGCTCCGTCATCTTCGACCGCGAAACCAAGGCCGGTGCGGTGATCGATCCGGGCGGCGATGTCGACCGCATTCTGGGTGCGCTGGAGGAGCATGGGGTCAAGGTCGAGAAGATCGTCCTGACCCACGGCCATATCGACCACGTGGGCGGAGCAGCCGAGCTGGCCGAACGCCTGTCCGTGCCGGTGCTCGGCCCGCATGAGGCCGACCGGCCGCTGCTGGAGCGGGTGGAGCAGCAGGCGCGCGAATTCGGCGTCGGCGACGTGCGCTCGGTCGAACCGGATACCTGGCTGTCGGAAGGCGACGACCTCACCATGGCCGGCCGCAGTTTCCAGATCCTGCACTGCCCCGGCCATGCGCCGGGCCATCTGGTGTTCTTCGATCCGGAATTGCGCTTCGCCATCTCGGGCGACGTGCTGTTCGCGGGCTCGGTCGGGCGCACCGACCTGCCGGGCGGCAACCACGAAACGCTGATCGCGTCGATCCGCGACAAGATGCTGCCGCTCGGCGACGACGTCACTTTCCTGCCCGGCCACGGCCCGGCCTCGACCATCGGCCATGAGCGGCGGACCAATCCGTATCTGAGGTGA
- a CDS encoding cold-shock protein: MEDWRSDNRRQGKRRGGSKDYGGDADEFGAGFDHGKRNKPERGGRRDSFGEAGWTAPEPGFVPEEPFASGDRFGGGGDRGPRGGGDRFGGPPREGGGDRFGGGDRGPRGGGDRFGGGGDRGPRPGGGDRFGGGGDRGPRPGGGDRFGGGGDRFGGGGDRGPRGGGDRFGAPREGGDRFGGPREGGDRGPRRGPPVERGPRQTGVVKFFKSDKGFGFIMPDNGDADVFVHISAVERSGLTSLDSGQRVSFETEPDRHGKGPKAVELKIEEGGDEEA; encoded by the coding sequence ATGGAAGACTGGCGTTCGGACAATCGTCGGCAGGGAAAGCGGCGCGGCGGTTCGAAGGACTATGGTGGGGACGCGGACGAATTCGGCGCTGGTTTCGACCACGGCAAGCGCAACAAGCCCGAACGGGGCGGACGGCGCGACAGTTTCGGCGAAGCCGGCTGGACCGCCCCGGAGCCGGGCTTCGTTCCGGAAGAGCCCTTTGCGTCCGGTGATCGCTTCGGTGGCGGTGGCGACCGCGGCCCGCGCGGCGGCGGCGACCGTTTCGGCGGTCCCCCGCGTGAAGGCGGCGGCGACCGTTTCGGCGGCGGTGATCGTGGTCCGCGTGGCGGCGGTGACCGCTTCGGCGGCGGCGGCGATCGTGGTCCGCGCCCCGGTGGTGGCGACCGCTTCGGCGGCGGCGGCGATCGTGGCCCGCGCCCCGGTGGTGGCGACCGCTTCGGCGGTGGCGGCGATCGCTTCGGCGGCGGTGGCGACCGTGGCCCGCGCGGCGGCGGCGACCGCTTCGGCGCTCCGCGTGAGGGCGGTGACCGCTTCGGCGGCCCGCGCGAGGGCGGAGACCGCGGCCCGCGTCGCGGACCTCCGGTGGAGCGTGGCCCCCGTCAGACGGGTGTCGTGAAGTTCTTCAAGTCCGACAAGGGCTTCGGCTTCATCATGCCGGACAACGGCGATGCCGACGTCTTCGTGCACATCTCGGCGGTCGAGCGCTCCGGCCTCACCAGCCTGGACAGCGGCCAGCGCGTCTCGTTCGAGACCGAGCCGGACCGGCACGGCAAGGGCCCGAAGGCCGTCGAACTGAAGATCGAGGAAGGCGGCGACGAGGAGGCATAA
- a CDS encoding DUF1402 family protein — protein sequence MTRLLARSRKTAVNAALATLLLAFMPAPDGPDGFPALTSEAKAATTVPPGNRHASQPRIPFASARRTAAGNSGYDAKFDRIVGVLRRDSRLIRDIKRVAGLYGIDPVHMLGAIVGEHTYNYDSLDSAQSYYVKALSYAGIRMEFSLGGEHVEDFVKRPQFERCNAGRKDTNTLWNCYQRVWNSTFRGKRVDGTRYPEKTFNEAFFQPLFAGQSFGLGQLSPLTVLMMSDKVARTSGLDKLSPGNEQEIYRAAMDPGRSLHYMAAILRDAIDAYKVVANVDISKNPGLTATLYNLGDPWARASDFRRRRAAGTQTWPVENYYGWLVNDKIEVLRGLL from the coding sequence ATGACCAGACTTCTTGCCCGCAGCCGGAAAACGGCTGTCAACGCGGCGCTCGCCACCCTGCTGCTCGCCTTCATGCCCGCGCCGGACGGGCCGGACGGCTTTCCCGCGCTGACCAGCGAGGCGAAGGCGGCGACCACCGTGCCGCCCGGCAACCGTCATGCCTCGCAGCCGCGCATCCCCTTCGCCTCGGCCCGCCGCACCGCGGCCGGGAACTCCGGCTACGACGCCAAGTTCGACCGCATCGTCGGTGTCCTGCGCCGCGACAGCCGCCTGATCCGCGACATCAAGCGTGTCGCCGGGCTCTACGGCATCGACCCGGTTCACATGCTGGGCGCCATCGTCGGCGAGCACACCTATAACTACGACAGCCTCGACAGCGCTCAGTCCTACTATGTCAAGGCGCTGAGCTATGCGGGCATCCGCATGGAATTCTCGCTCGGCGGGGAGCATGTCGAGGACTTCGTCAAGCGCCCGCAGTTCGAGCGCTGCAATGCCGGGCGCAAGGACACCAACACGCTCTGGAACTGCTATCAGCGGGTGTGGAACAGCACCTTCCGCGGCAAGCGCGTCGACGGCACCCGCTATCCCGAAAAGACCTTCAACGAGGCGTTTTTCCAGCCGCTTTTCGCCGGCCAGAGCTTCGGGCTGGGACAGTTGTCGCCGCTGACCGTGCTGATGATGAGCGACAAGGTCGCCAGGACCAGCGGACTGGACAAGCTTTCGCCCGGCAACGAGCAGGAAATCTATCGCGCGGCGATGGATCCGGGCCGCTCGCTCCACTACATGGCCGCGATCCTGCGGGATGCCATCGACGCCTACAAGGTGGTGGCGAATGTCGACATCTCGAAGAATCCGGGCCTGACCGCAACGCTCTACAATCTCGGCGATCCCTGGGCGCGTGCGTCCGATTTCCGGCGCCGGCGGGCGGCGGGGACGCAGACCTGGCCGGTCGAAAACTACTATGGCTGGCTGGTCAACGACAAGATCGAGGTGTTGCGCGGCCTGCTGTAA